In the genome of Hymenobacter cellulosivorans, one region contains:
- a CDS encoding ATP-binding protein, which translates to MREAAGKTAAELARENEELRYRLEEAEELIEAVRTGAVDALAIQSPEGPRIFTLEGADHGYRTLIEQMNEGALLLSDDGTILYGNACLASWLGRALEEVIGGKLDAFIPLDFHGYWQTLLGSAWDEGKGKGELPLRSQDGSLRPLSLSMNMLTFHETPVLAVIATDLSAQQAVKAIQARVTEQNAVIARKNEELTRQQQARQAIERVAAEASRMLEGIPQIAWTTDAHGVTTYLNHRWFDFTGAGSFVDLGSQWQEHIFPADAEPSNARWAECLRTGQAFEIEYRFRNHAGEYRWMLGRALPSRNERGEIVQWIGTFTDIHEHKLALERIDQAQRELQVNNEQLTRANVDLDNFIYTASHDLKAPISNIEGLLQALLLELPAHTAQEAEQVPQILRMMQASVDRFKRTIEHLTEVTKLQKEHGSTAATVDLKRLIHEVRLDLQPLVQAAEATVDISVGTCPTISFSEKNLRSIIYNLLSNALKYRSPERPPRVRVSCAVEAGYAVLRVEDNGLGLNLKHDGKKLFAMFQRLHDHVEGTGIGLYMVKKIVENAGGRIEVASQMGVGSTFSVYFRR; encoded by the coding sequence ATGAGGGAGGCGGCAGGGAAAACGGCGGCCGAGCTAGCCCGCGAGAATGAGGAGCTGCGCTACCGCCTTGAGGAAGCCGAAGAGCTGATTGAGGCCGTACGTACCGGCGCCGTCGATGCCCTGGCCATTCAGAGCCCGGAAGGGCCGCGCATCTTCACCCTGGAGGGCGCCGACCATGGCTACCGCACCCTGATTGAGCAGATGAACGAGGGGGCGTTGCTGCTAAGCGACGACGGAACCATCCTCTACGGCAATGCCTGCCTGGCCAGCTGGTTGGGGCGGGCCCTGGAAGAAGTTATCGGCGGCAAGCTCGACGCCTTTATCCCTCTGGACTTTCACGGCTACTGGCAAACGCTGCTGGGCAGCGCCTGGGACGAAGGCAAGGGCAAGGGCGAACTGCCGCTGCGCAGTCAGGATGGCTCGTTGCGGCCCCTGTCGCTGTCGATGAACATGCTGACGTTTCATGAAACGCCGGTGCTGGCCGTTATTGCCACCGACTTATCGGCCCAGCAGGCCGTTAAAGCCATTCAGGCCCGCGTCACGGAGCAGAATGCCGTTATTGCCCGCAAAAACGAGGAGCTTACCCGCCAGCAGCAGGCCCGGCAGGCCATTGAGCGGGTGGCGGCCGAAGCCAGCCGCATGCTGGAAGGCATCCCGCAGATTGCCTGGACCACCGACGCCCACGGCGTGACCACCTACCTCAACCACCGCTGGTTTGACTTCACCGGGGCCGGTAGCTTCGTGGATTTGGGCAGCCAGTGGCAGGAGCACATTTTTCCGGCCGATGCCGAGCCCAGCAACGCCCGCTGGGCCGAGTGCCTGCGCACCGGGCAGGCTTTCGAAATCGAGTACCGCTTCCGCAACCACGCTGGCGAGTACCGCTGGATGCTGGGCCGGGCCTTGCCCTCCCGCAACGAGCGGGGCGAGATTGTGCAGTGGATTGGCACCTTCACCGATATTCACGAGCACAAGCTGGCCCTGGAGCGCATCGACCAGGCCCAGCGCGAGCTGCAGGTCAACAACGAGCAGCTGACCCGGGCCAACGTGGACCTGGACAACTTCATCTACACCGCTTCCCACGACCTGAAGGCCCCCATCAGCAACATTGAAGGCCTGCTGCAGGCCCTGCTGCTGGAGCTGCCCGCCCACACGGCCCAGGAGGCCGAGCAGGTACCCCAGATTCTGCGGATGATGCAGGCTTCGGTGGACCGCTTCAAGCGCACCATCGAGCACCTCACCGAAGTGACCAAGCTGCAGAAGGAGCATGGCTCTACGGCCGCCACCGTGGACCTGAAACGGCTCATTCACGAAGTCCGGCTCGATCTGCAGCCCCTGGTGCAGGCCGCCGAAGCCACCGTGGACATTTCGGTCGGCACCTGCCCCACGATTTCCTTTTCGGAGAAAAACCTGCGCAGTATTATTTACAACCTGCTCAGCAACGCCCTGAAGTACCGCAGCCCCGAACGGCCGCCCCGGGTGCGGGTCAGCTGCGCCGTGGAGGCTGGCTACGCCGTGCTGCGGGTGGAAGACAATGGCCTGGGTTTGAACCTGAAACACGATGGTAAAAAGCTGTTTGCCATGTTTCAGCGCCTGCACGACCACGTCGAGGGCACCGGCATCGGGCTCTACATGGTCAAGAAAATTGTGGAAAACGCCGGCGGGCGGATTGAGGTAGCCAGCCAGATGGGCGTGGGCTCCACATTCAGCGTTTATTTTAGGCGCTAA
- a CDS encoding circadian clock KaiB family protein, whose product MEVEEGAEATTGAEYVLHLYITGATPNSTRAVRNIKDICEQYLPGRYELLIIDIYQQPELAQHEQLIGAPTLIKRSPGLVRRLVGDLSDRARVLRALGITPPAAQDQTTSQ is encoded by the coding sequence ATGGAAGTAGAAGAAGGGGCGGAGGCAACTACCGGGGCCGAGTACGTGTTGCACCTGTATATTACGGGAGCTACTCCTAACTCGACGCGGGCCGTACGCAACATCAAGGATATCTGTGAGCAGTACCTACCGGGCCGCTACGAGTTGCTGATCATCGACATCTACCAGCAACCCGAACTGGCCCAGCACGAGCAGCTCATCGGCGCCCCTACGCTCATCAAGCGCAGCCCGGGCTTGGTGCGCCGCCTCGTCGGCGACCTTTCGGACCGGGCGCGGGTGCTGCGGGCCTTGGGCATTACTCCGCCCGCGGCGCAAGACCAAACCACGAGCCAATGA
- the kaiB gene encoding circadian clock protein KaiB, which translates to METTLAKTALFMDEESWELRLYVAGQTPKSVMALANLKKYCEQYLKGRYSIEVIDLLKNPQLAEGDQILAIPTLVRKVPEPIRKIIGDLSNEEKVLVGLDIRVVGGKNQ; encoded by the coding sequence ATGGAAACAACACTTGCCAAAACGGCTTTATTTATGGACGAAGAATCCTGGGAACTACGCCTGTACGTAGCCGGGCAAACGCCCAAATCGGTCATGGCCCTGGCCAACCTGAAGAAGTACTGTGAGCAGTACCTGAAGGGCCGCTATTCCATCGAGGTTATCGACCTGCTCAAGAATCCCCAGCTAGCCGAAGGGGACCAGATCCTGGCCATTCCCACCCTGGTGCGCAAAGTGCCCGAGCCCATCCGCAAGATCATCGGCGACCTGTCGAACGAGGAAAAGGTGCTGGTTGGACTTGATATTCGGGTCGTAGGCGGTAAAAACCAGTAG